The following proteins are co-located in the Bacteroidales bacterium genome:
- a CDS encoding S41 family peptidase: protein MKKEQINWSDYRSKVLTYGKNDKTMDDYHNTIKYALSLLHDGHSFLVPSNIMKKEYSDTAMRKIQSIESHYDNEIGYIKIPGFVGSKVLSKAFASRIQDFIKDLDKHKINGWIIDLRDNGGGDMWPMLLGVGPILGDGTAGYFVNCKNNYEKWGYSNGKAFMDTTIVIQTDSLYQLKNKNKKIAILINNKTASSAEAIAVAFIGLPKTRFFGNATCGLTTGNSTFILSDSSMIALMTVVYADRNKTLYGKKIIPDEIAKDVDAKELAIKWINWTMLQKN, encoded by the coding sequence ATGAAGAAAGAACAAATAAACTGGAGTGATTATAGATCAAAAGTCCTTACGTACGGAAAAAATGACAAAACAATGGATGATTACCATAATACAATTAAGTATGCATTATCACTTTTACACGATGGCCATAGCTTTCTCGTTCCATCTAATATTATGAAAAAGGAATATTCTGACACAGCAATGAGAAAAATCCAATCCATAGAATCACATTATGACAACGAAATTGGATACATAAAGATTCCTGGATTTGTTGGCAGCAAGGTGCTTTCCAAGGCTTTTGCTAGTCGAATCCAAGATTTTATTAAAGACCTTGATAAGCACAAAATTAACGGATGGATAATCGACCTTAGGGATAATGGTGGTGGTGACATGTGGCCAATGCTACTTGGGGTTGGACCAATTCTAGGAGATGGCACGGCTGGATATTTTGTTAATTGTAAAAATAACTATGAAAAGTGGGGATATTCTAATGGAAAAGCTTTTATGGATACTACAATAGTAATACAAACGGATTCCTTATATCAATTGAAAAACAAAAATAAGAAGATTGCAATTCTGATAAATAATAAAACCGCGAGTTCAGCGGAAGCAATTGCCGTGGCGTTTATTGGATTACCAAAAACTCGCTTTTTTGGGAATGCAACCTGTGGCCTTACCACCGGAAATTCAACATTTATACTATCCGATAGTTCCATGATAGCACTTATGACTGTTGTTTATGCTGACCGAAATAAAACACTTTATGGTAAGAAAATAATCCCTGATGAAATAGCTAAGGATGTTGATGCAAAAGAACTAGCAATCAAATGGATTAATTGGACAATGCTACAAAAAAATTAG
- a CDS encoding BlaI/MecI/CopY family transcriptional regulator, whose translation MNKLTTKEEEAMKILWKAKKGFIKDLIDLCPEPKPLYTTLSSVIRILEEKGFIGHKAYGKNHEYFPLVKKEEYRKTYMKEVVSDYFGSSYKNVVSFFVDENKLSTDDLKKLIEVIEKGKKNG comes from the coding sequence ATGAATAAACTCACAACAAAAGAAGAAGAGGCTATGAAGATCCTTTGGAAAGCTAAAAAAGGATTCATTAAAGATCTGATTGATCTTTGTCCAGAACCGAAACCCTTATACACGACACTTTCGTCAGTTATCCGAATACTTGAGGAGAAAGGCTTCATTGGTCATAAAGCTTATGGCAAAAACCATGAGTACTTCCCACTAGTTAAGAAGGAAGAATATAGGAAAACTTATATGAAAGAGGTCGTAAGCGATTACTTTGGATCATCCTACAAAAATGTTGTTTCATTTTTTGTGGATGAAAATAAGCTAAGTACAGATGACTTAAAAAAATTAATAGAGGTTATTGAGAAAGGGAAGAAAAATGGATAA
- a CDS encoding TonB-dependent receptor plug domain-containing protein: protein MNKFKILVGVLILIFNQLSFGRGKFIQYPSDEDSVILIEKVYLHIDRENYLAGDDIWFKAYLIDALDHLLTDHSNNLHVELISPSSKIISSRIIRLEGGLGNGDFKIPADIMSGRYRLRAYTNYMRNFSDQLFFCKEITIVNANDNGQDEISDKVKYVENKIIINFFPEGGSLVNNVSSIVAFKAVNNLGVSCDVSGKIYSSNGDLITTFKSTHLGMGKFFLRPSSGLKYYSIIRGGDSIDIRTELPTSFPKGVTFSAAINQDNEILITTKTNSETLALISEHDILLSISIRKEVINTIPFRIKSPITNFVVPAGYLPEGILMLTLTTREDLPLSERLIYIEKEAPLKMLIETDKNFYKKREKVNLKISLSGDSTVERTGNVSLAAIDETFTNNTSQYPRNISSWFLLESDIRGNVEDPSNYFDPTNADRLKNLDLLLLTQGWRDFSWKYDTVNYPTENGFMISGRLRNFYKNKPIEGSRVSVGIFGNTNSFFTTIPVDSTGRFNLSGVDITGEARLIVSGIDQKDRMKGLLILDSLKYNPAKVSDSLTPVFILTENKNSKLKSYYTINEEILKKYKLSDTIRIGEVNIISERHKDPQTEKVEKSRSKYGTPEGELIITEQMKSYNSLPELISGRFPGVEVLKGGIIRIRGAFSFQKDTINPDGTSGILPLILVDGNPVPYEEINYIPVNYIERIDVLKSVGATSVFGMRASSGVINLITRTGEDSEIKAPVEYSTNIRFSGYNEPRIFYSPQHLQDSNSDINPDLRSTIYWKPNIKLEGTSEVILNYYNGDNSSLIRIIAEGITDSGIPVTGKAEYEVR, encoded by the coding sequence ATGAATAAATTCAAAATTCTTGTTGGAGTATTAATTCTAATATTCAATCAATTATCATTCGGGAGAGGTAAATTCATTCAATATCCTTCTGATGAGGACTCAGTAATTCTAATTGAGAAAGTCTATCTTCATATAGATCGTGAGAATTACCTTGCTGGTGATGATATATGGTTCAAAGCTTATCTAATTGATGCTCTGGACCACTTACTCACAGATCACAGCAACAACCTGCATGTCGAACTTATTTCTCCATCCTCAAAAATTATCTCTAGCAGGATAATTCGTCTCGAAGGAGGTTTAGGTAATGGTGACTTCAAGATTCCTGCAGACATCATGTCCGGAAGATACAGGCTACGGGCTTACACTAATTATATGAGGAATTTCAGTGATCAGTTATTCTTCTGCAAAGAAATCACCATTGTTAACGCGAATGATAATGGTCAAGATGAAATCTCAGATAAAGTAAAATATGTAGAAAATAAGATCATAATAAACTTTTTTCCAGAGGGAGGTTCCCTTGTGAACAATGTGTCATCAATAGTAGCTTTTAAGGCTGTTAATAATCTTGGCGTGAGTTGCGATGTATCAGGTAAAATTTATTCGTCAAATGGGGACTTGATCACTACATTTAAATCCACTCACCTTGGAATGGGCAAATTTTTCCTTAGGCCATCTTCAGGTTTGAAATACTATTCTATAATCAGGGGAGGTGATAGTATTGATATCAGGACTGAATTACCAACAAGCTTTCCAAAAGGTGTAACTTTTAGCGCCGCTATAAATCAAGATAACGAAATATTGATTACAACTAAGACAAACTCTGAGACTCTGGCACTCATTTCAGAACATGACATATTACTTAGTATTTCAATACGAAAGGAAGTTATTAATACAATTCCCTTTAGAATTAAATCTCCTATAACCAATTTTGTGGTTCCGGCTGGTTATCTTCCCGAAGGAATTTTAATGTTGACCCTTACTACCCGGGAAGATCTTCCTCTTTCAGAAAGACTTATTTATATAGAAAAAGAGGCCCCTTTAAAAATGCTAATTGAAACTGACAAAAACTTTTATAAAAAGAGAGAAAAAGTTAATCTGAAAATATCTTTATCAGGTGATTCAACGGTTGAAAGAACGGGGAATGTCTCTCTGGCTGCTATTGATGAAACCTTCACAAATAATACTTCTCAGTACCCAAGGAATATTTCCTCATGGTTTCTGCTGGAATCAGATATACGAGGAAATGTTGAAGATCCATCAAATTACTTCGATCCGACAAATGCAGACAGATTAAAAAATTTGGATCTTTTGCTACTTACTCAGGGCTGGCGTGACTTTTCCTGGAAGTATGATACCGTTAATTATCCTACCGAGAATGGATTTATGATATCCGGGAGATTGAGAAATTTCTATAAAAACAAACCAATTGAGGGTTCAAGAGTAAGTGTGGGAATTTTCGGTAATACAAATTCATTTTTTACAACTATACCAGTCGACTCAACTGGCAGATTCAATTTATCAGGCGTTGACATAACCGGCGAAGCAAGATTAATTGTAAGTGGGATTGATCAAAAAGACCGAATGAAGGGTTTGTTGATTTTGGATTCGCTAAAATATAATCCGGCAAAAGTATCAGATAGTCTGACTCCTGTTTTTATTTTAACTGAAAACAAGAATTCTAAATTAAAATCCTACTATACAATTAATGAGGAAATATTGAAAAAATACAAACTTTCAGATACGATAAGGATTGGAGAGGTAAATATTATTTCTGAACGTCATAAAGACCCACAAACTGAAAAAGTAGAGAAGAGCCGTTCAAAATATGGTACCCCCGAAGGTGAACTAATCATTACCGAACAAATGAAAAGTTATAACAGCCTGCCGGAGCTTATTAGCGGTAGATTTCCAGGAGTAGAAGTTTTAAAAGGAGGCATAATCAGAATCAGGGGAGCATTTAGTTTTCAAAAAGATACAATTAATCCGGATGGTACATCTGGTATTCTACCTCTCATACTTGTTGATGGTAACCCGGTACCATATGAAGAAATAAACTATATCCCGGTCAATTACATTGAAAGGATTGATGTATTAAAATCCGTTGGAGCAACCTCTGTTTTTGGTATGAGGGCATCATCCGGAGTTATAAATTTAATTACCAGAACAGGTGAAGATTCAGAAATTAAAGCACCAGTGGAATACTCAACAAATATAAGGTTTTCAGGGTATAATGAACCACGGATTTTCTATTCGCCACAACATTTACAGGATTCAAACTCTGACATTAATCCTGATCTGAGGTCAACTATTTACTGGAAACCTAATATAAAACTGGAGGGTACAAGTGAAGTAATTCTGAATTATTACAACGGAGATAATTCATCATTAATCAGAATTATTGCAGAGGGTATTACAGATAGTGGCATTCCTGTAACGGGAAAAGCTGAATACGAAGTCAGATAA
- a CDS encoding carboxypeptidase-like regulatory domain-containing protein, with the protein MKKIILFLLLVIFFQAGQSQIIKGTLLDKSDNQIISFASIYINGTSAGTHSDQNGYFELDISKYSSLPITVSALGYFTLTLTDFSVEKPIEIFLSPKTFELNEVVVAAKSTSKDRKANLMLFRNQFLGSGYNGKNCVITNEGDITFKNSGDTLKAYALNPILIVNNALGYKITYYLDNFEYCWKCKSFLYEGNAFFSEDMSTLLTSKNFFEKRRKKTYLGSRSHFFSSLWTNSLHSNGFDIKNSVEEIINYEDIVSVRAGFKKYLSSKSDLYIYYLSKSPSSCIQPLKDYIFFDSNGYFDGSGIMLSGQMAQQRIGDLLPYDFKLK; encoded by the coding sequence ATGAAAAAAATAATTTTATTCCTTTTATTAGTCATTTTTTTTCAGGCGGGCCAATCTCAAATTATTAAAGGGACTTTACTCGACAAGTCTGATAATCAAATTATAAGTTTTGCATCAATCTATATAAATGGAACATCTGCAGGAACCCATTCAGACCAGAATGGATATTTTGAACTGGATATCTCAAAATATAGTTCGCTTCCAATTACAGTAAGTGCATTAGGTTATTTTACTCTTACACTTACTGATTTTTCAGTAGAAAAACCGATAGAGATTTTTTTATCACCCAAGACGTTTGAACTTAATGAAGTCGTAGTAGCAGCTAAATCGACATCGAAAGATAGAAAAGCAAATCTAATGCTATTCAGAAACCAGTTTCTTGGATCAGGTTATAATGGGAAGAACTGTGTTATTACGAACGAAGGCGATATTACATTTAAAAACTCCGGTGATACTTTAAAAGCTTATGCCTTAAATCCGATTCTGATTGTCAATAATGCTCTCGGTTATAAAATCACCTACTATCTGGATAACTTTGAATACTGCTGGAAATGCAAATCATTTCTATATGAAGGTAATGCATTCTTCAGCGAAGACATGTCTACATTGTTAACCAGCAAAAACTTCTTTGAAAAAAGAAGGAAGAAAACATACCTTGGATCCAGGAGTCATTTTTTCTCTTCATTATGGACAAATTCTTTACATTCTAATGGCTTCGATATTAAAAATTCAGTGGAAGAAATTATTAATTATGAAGATATAGTGAGTGTAAGAGCTGGTTTTAAGAAATATCTTTCAAGCAAAAGTGATCTTTATATCTATTACCTCTCTAAATCTCCTTCAAGCTGCATACAACCATTAAAAGACTATATCTTTTTTGACTCTAATGGCTATTTCGATGGCTCGGGAATAATGTTATCAGGTCAAATGGCACAACAACGAATCGGAGATCTCCTTCCATATGATTTTAAACTAAAATAA
- a CDS encoding helix-turn-helix transcriptional regulator: protein MQNNIRVERAIVKISQQLLADAIGVSRQTINAIESQKYVPSTVLSLKIARFFKKPVEEIFKLEESD, encoded by the coding sequence ATGCAGAATAATATAAGAGTAGAAAGGGCTATTGTGAAAATCTCACAACAGCTGTTAGCAGATGCAATTGGGGTAAGTAGGCAGACTATTAATGCCATTGAATCTCAGAAGTATGTACCTTCAACTGTCTTGTCTTTGAAAATTGCAAGATTCTTCAAGAAACCAGTTGAAGAAATATTTAAACTTGAAGAATCCGATTAA
- a CDS encoding M4 family metallopeptidase, with product MKKKIISSGFLAFIILINVNSQSKISRTEYAKDSIPSLIVMNTEVAKYKHSDGIKLIKECLDLSTYDNFKTVKLSTDEMGFTHERFQHYYQGLLVEFSQYNVHSYQGEITSISGNLRKVRNLDVNPVFSEVDALNSTLKQIGAKTYMWENKDMEELLKKQNNDTTVSYYPKGELIIWTDWDSDSVVLAYKFKIYSFIPYDQNYIYVDARTGQIFDKRPLMIDAVGTADTRYCASQSITTDFETQSYRLLDETRNIQTLDLNTSVYFQYYEEFTDDNNNWSSAEFHNAQMDDAALNAHFAAGKTYDYFLQPFLGRDGWDGSHSLLTLYIHYGTNHNNAYWKQTDHYIYMGDGDGTNFGPITDVDVTAHEFGHAIYDDEVGYNHVGEPGAIEEGLSDIWAACVETYASLPNHNPWIMGDNWEFDNENRNMADPDAAPFHYHNTPYQTASYPDVYNVGNWYTGSVNDLYVHVNSTVMSHWFFLLSQGRYGSNSRGLCYRVLPIGITDAAKIVYIMEKYWLTTSSTFTDVKNYTIYVAENLFGQNSFQVAQVKNAWNAVGIGSSEYKILGPTLICSPNTASYSIYLPVGSTIDWTPGPNIQQNSSDNSNPCVFSFSGQGFSYIDATINYGCGNFSAVRCYIWIGTPIVNYVTGPYSGEPYNMYYFTAYPHSWDAPAQATYYWNASPWAEIYPDYSGANITFYESVGHQVWVYASNSCGSSNTAYTWIEIGSGGYFSINPNPGSTEITVELNALGPLNLKSFETFNEISIFNIYGVLQSKRKYYGTKFNIPVHYLKDGTYIVQVKSGKLIMNKQLIIKH from the coding sequence ATGAAAAAGAAAATCATTTCATCTGGTTTTTTGGCATTTATCATCCTCATAAATGTCAATTCTCAATCAAAGATTTCTAGAACTGAATATGCTAAAGACAGTATTCCTAGCTTAATAGTAATGAATACTGAAGTAGCAAAATATAAGCACTCTGACGGAATAAAATTGATTAAAGAATGCTTAGATCTTTCAACATATGATAACTTCAAAACAGTAAAACTCTCCACCGATGAAATGGGATTCACTCATGAAAGATTTCAACATTATTATCAGGGACTTTTGGTTGAATTCTCCCAATATAACGTCCATTCCTATCAAGGAGAAATAACAAGTATAAGTGGAAATCTAAGGAAAGTAAGAAACTTAGATGTAAATCCAGTCTTCAGTGAAGTGGATGCCTTAAATTCTACTTTAAAACAAATAGGTGCCAAAACATATATGTGGGAAAATAAAGACATGGAAGAACTTTTAAAAAAACAAAATAATGATACCACAGTATCCTATTATCCTAAGGGAGAACTTATAATCTGGACAGATTGGGATTCAGATAGTGTTGTTCTTGCTTATAAATTTAAGATCTATTCTTTTATTCCATATGACCAGAATTATATTTATGTTGATGCTCGTACGGGTCAGATCTTTGATAAAAGACCTTTGATGATAGATGCTGTTGGTACAGCTGATACAAGATATTGTGCCTCTCAAAGTATTACAACTGATTTTGAAACTCAATCCTACAGATTACTAGATGAAACAAGGAATATTCAGACATTGGATTTGAATACTTCTGTATACTTTCAATATTATGAAGAATTCACTGACGATAATAACAATTGGTCATCTGCCGAATTTCATAATGCACAGATGGATGACGCTGCATTAAATGCTCACTTCGCAGCAGGGAAAACATACGACTATTTTCTTCAACCATTCCTTGGCAGAGATGGTTGGGATGGAAGTCACTCTTTATTAACTTTATACATTCATTATGGCACTAATCACAATAATGCATATTGGAAGCAGACCGATCACTATATTTATATGGGAGACGGGGATGGCACTAATTTTGGTCCAATAACAGATGTAGATGTTACAGCTCATGAGTTTGGACATGCTATTTATGATGATGAAGTAGGGTATAATCATGTAGGAGAGCCTGGGGCAATTGAGGAGGGTCTTAGCGATATATGGGCAGCTTGCGTTGAAACCTATGCTTCTCTTCCAAATCATAATCCATGGATTATGGGAGATAACTGGGAATTCGATAATGAAAATAGAAATATGGCTGATCCTGATGCTGCACCATTTCACTATCACAATACTCCGTATCAAACCGCATCATATCCGGATGTATATAATGTGGGCAATTGGTATACGGGTTCAGTAAATGATCTTTATGTACATGTTAATAGTACAGTTATGTCACATTGGTTTTTTCTACTTTCACAAGGCAGGTACGGTTCAAATTCTCGAGGTCTATGCTATAGGGTTTTACCAATAGGTATCACAGATGCTGCTAAGATAGTTTATATAATGGAAAAATATTGGTTAACAACAAGTTCAACATTTACAGATGTTAAGAACTATACTATATATGTAGCTGAAAATCTATTTGGTCAGAATTCTTTTCAGGTTGCTCAAGTAAAAAATGCTTGGAATGCAGTTGGAATTGGTAGTTCAGAGTATAAGATATTGGGGCCTACATTAATTTGTTCTCCAAATACTGCTTCTTATTCGATATATTTACCAGTTGGAAGTACAATTGATTGGACTCCTGGTCCGAATATTCAACAAAACTCTTCTGATAATTCAAACCCATGTGTTTTCTCATTTTCTGGCCAAGGATTTTCTTATATTGATGCTACTATAAACTATGGTTGCGGAAATTTCTCTGCAGTCAGGTGCTATATATGGATTGGCACCCCTATTGTGAATTATGTTACTGGTCCTTATTCCGGGGAACCATATAATATGTACTATTTCACTGCATATCCCCATTCTTGGGATGCTCCAGCTCAAGCCACATATTACTGGAATGCTAGTCCTTGGGCAGAAATATATCCAGACTATAGTGGGGCCAATATCACTTTTTATGAAAGTGTCGGACATCAAGTTTGGGTATATGCATCCAATTCCTGTGGTTCAAGTAATACGGCATATACGTGGATAGAGATAGGCAGTGGGGGATACTTTTCAATAAATCCTAATCCAGGTAGTACTGAAATAACAGTTGAACTTAATGCATTGGGGCCATTGAATCTAAAGTCTTTTGAAACATTTAATGAGATAAGTATTTTCAATATATATGGAGTTTTGCAAAGTAAAAGAAAATATTACGGCACCAAGTTTAATATTCCTGTTCATTATCTTAAAGATGGGACTTACATTGTCCAAGTTAAAAGCGGTAAGTTAATTATGAATAAGCAATTAATAATTAAGCATTAG
- a CDS encoding AhpC/TSA family protein, translating into MKLSHSTILGILILISSCTSHSDKEFQKFTLQGQISGQDTGSIVLTYWSDNARIYDTTRIKNGRFIFTGKIVEPISAVMSGRNDSDRVFIYIEPNKMKISVSKGNFEECIMTGSKTQDDAVLLSKMEKPIHERFAMLRDQKNKISESIKKTLEDSSKMLFEKKAEEINMQWTQNKKKLDSIKIKFVIDNPKSFLSVAQLEMLGSNEVVSLDSTKSIFNGLDITLKESSNGKNILDEIRKKENVQIGAKVPDINIKDINNQTITFSQFRDKNVVLIDFWASWCVPCRESFPHLREIYSQYHPQGLEIIAIAWLDKNKETWIEAINQEKLITGIMQQLCFEMGRYIIRIYQTIFQCQQFLLR; encoded by the coding sequence ATGAAATTGTCTCATTCCACTATCTTGGGTATTCTCATCTTGATCAGTTCCTGTACTTCTCACTCAGACAAAGAATTCCAAAAATTTACCCTTCAGGGGCAAATTAGCGGTCAGGATACAGGCTCAATAGTTTTAACATATTGGTCAGATAATGCCAGAATTTATGATACCACCAGAATTAAAAATGGTAGATTTATTTTTACCGGAAAGATTGTTGAGCCAATTTCTGCTGTGATGAGTGGGAGAAACGATTCTGATAGAGTCTTTATATATATTGAACCGAATAAAATGAAGATTTCTGTATCAAAAGGCAATTTTGAAGAATGTATAATGACTGGTTCAAAGACACAAGATGATGCTGTTTTATTATCCAAAATGGAAAAACCAATTCATGAGAGGTTTGCGATGCTTAGAGATCAGAAGAATAAAATCAGTGAGAGCATTAAAAAAACATTGGAAGATTCCTCAAAAATGCTGTTTGAGAAGAAGGCAGAAGAAATAAATATGCAATGGACACAAAACAAAAAGAAATTAGATTCCATAAAGATTAAATTCGTAATTGATAATCCAAAATCGTTTCTTTCTGTAGCTCAATTAGAGATGTTAGGAAGTAACGAGGTTGTGTCACTTGACTCTACAAAATCAATCTTTAATGGATTAGACATTACACTCAAGGAAAGTAGTAATGGCAAAAATATTCTTGACGAAATCAGAAAAAAAGAAAATGTTCAAATTGGTGCAAAAGTTCCTGACATAAATATAAAAGACATAAATAATCAGACAATTACTTTTTCCCAATTTCGTGACAAAAATGTTGTATTGATTGATTTTTGGGCTAGCTGGTGTGTGCCATGTCGTGAAAGTTTTCCTCATTTGAGAGAAATTTATAGCCAATATCATCCACAGGGACTTGAGATTATTGCTATTGCTTGGTTAGATAAAAATAAAGAAACCTGGATAGAAGCGATAAATCAAGAAAAATTGATAACTGGTATAATGCAACAACTATGTTTCGAAATGGGGAGATATATAATAAGGATATATCAGACAATTTTTCAGTGCCAGCAATTCCTTTTACGCTGA
- a CDS encoding carboxypeptidase-like regulatory domain-containing protein has product MPDIENKKLYLDSKFFKYMINNIKTITIVGLLFLNLQFYGQAITGKVLSASKNEPLIYASIGVIETSYGTITNEEGNFKLEVHGLPINSLVRFSMIGFQSKTFTIEELSNKDNTVQLENEIYKLPEVIVNPLGKLKKVGSTNYTFKGGLCGWGGTDFSKGYEIGTLLELGDKVVRLKSLNMHLFKQSFDSSLFRLHIRNIIDSLPGSELLKANILITLTKESGWVEVDLSKYNLVFEGDIVLSLEWIKVIGVNKNNLIKMNGQKVYSANILFNKKIKTW; this is encoded by the coding sequence GTGCCTGACATTGAAAACAAAAAATTGTATCTTGATTCAAAATTCTTCAAATACATGATAAATAATATAAAAACCATTACCATCGTTGGTCTCCTATTTCTTAATCTTCAATTTTATGGACAGGCAATTACCGGAAAAGTCCTAAGTGCTTCAAAAAATGAACCGTTGATTTATGCAAGTATTGGAGTTATTGAGACCTCTTACGGTACAATTACAAATGAAGAAGGTAATTTCAAGTTAGAAGTCCATGGGCTTCCGATTAATTCACTCGTCAGGTTTTCAATGATCGGATTTCAATCCAAAACTTTTACAATTGAGGAACTCTCAAATAAGGACAATACTGTACAGCTCGAAAATGAGATTTACAAATTGCCGGAGGTTATAGTCAACCCTTTAGGAAAGTTAAAGAAAGTTGGTTCAACGAATTATACATTCAAAGGTGGATTATGTGGATGGGGAGGAACTGACTTTAGTAAGGGCTATGAGATTGGCACTTTGCTTGAATTAGGAGATAAAGTGGTAAGATTAAAGAGTTTGAACATGCATCTCTTTAAACAATCATTCGACTCCTCTCTATTCCGATTACACATACGTAACATTATAGATAGCCTCCCAGGGAGTGAACTGCTTAAGGCAAATATCTTAATTACTCTCACTAAAGAGTCTGGTTGGGTTGAGGTTGATTTGAGTAAATACAACTTAGTATTTGAAGGGGATATTGTTTTATCTCTGGAATGGATAAAAGTTATCGGGGTAAATAAAAATAACCTTATAAAAATGAACGGACAAAAAGTATACTCAGCAAATATACTTTTTAATAAAAAAATTAAAACATGGTAG
- a CDS encoding M56 family metallopeptidase, giving the protein MPKKTYKSSDYLEILEHETAHIKQGHTFDLVFSELLIAFLWFNPFMWLIKRSIVLNHEYLADNFSLKSSCNIKEYQYKLLNIPTSLMNVPLAHNFSSLIKNRIVMINKKPTRNYATLKSLIIFPVVAILLVMFSFKPENTITNTGNQKPLFSKTSETEILKFIGINTGYPQEARNSSDTGKVFVVVKMNKGGVIKECKAYTDKKAVNVPLLPEIVIVGYKPSGGTSAAKTTKASTNEHPILKTECLRVANTLSDAKIPEWKDKDMEFALEIKFMLK; this is encoded by the coding sequence ATTCCAAAGAAAACCTACAAAAGCAGTGACTATTTGGAGATTCTTGAACATGAAACTGCACATATCAAGCAAGGACATACTTTTGATTTGGTATTTTCTGAATTACTAATTGCCTTTTTATGGTTCAATCCATTCATGTGGCTTATAAAAAGGTCGATCGTACTAAACCATGAGTACTTAGCAGACAATTTTTCATTAAAAAGTTCTTGTAATATAAAAGAATATCAGTATAAACTTCTAAACATCCCAACGAGCCTAATGAATGTCCCATTAGCGCATAATTTCTCAAGTTTAATTAAAAACCGAATTGTCATGATCAACAAAAAGCCAACACGCAATTATGCTACTCTGAAAAGTTTAATAATTTTTCCGGTAGTAGCAATCCTATTAGTTATGTTTTCGTTCAAACCCGAGAACACTATAACAAACACTGGTAACCAAAAACCACTATTCTCTAAGACTTCTGAAACAGAGATTTTGAAATTTATCGGGATCAATACCGGCTACCCTCAGGAGGCGAGAAACTCTTCCGACACAGGAAAAGTATTTGTTGTTGTAAAAATGAATAAGGGTGGAGTAATAAAAGAATGCAAAGCTTATACTGACAAAAAAGCTGTCAATGTTCCCCTGTTGCCAGAAATCGTAATTGTCGGTTATAAACCATCTGGTGGAACAAGTGCAGCAAAAACTACAAAAGCTAGTACGAATGAACACCCAATATTAAAAACTGAATGTCTTCGGGTCGCTAATACCCTTTCAGACGCTAAAATACCTGAGTGGAAGGATAAGGATATGGAATTTGCTCTCGAAATTAAGTTCATGCTTAAATAA